The nucleotide sequence CTTGATAAAACAGGTACGCTGACGGAAGGTAAACCGGCTGTCACTGATTTTGTCACTGTCCTGGGGACTGCCCACCAGAATGAGTTCAAGCTATTGAGACTGGCGGCCTCTATGGAACGAAACTCGGAGCATCCTCTGGCAGAGGCGATCGTTCGCTACGCTCAGGCACAGGGCGTAGATCTGACAGAAAGCAGACAGTTTGAAGCCATAGCTGGCAGTGGGGTTCAGGGCATCGTTGCTGACCGGATGATTCACATCGGGACCCGATCCTGGATGACAGAACTGGGGATAGATACCCGTGTTGAAACCCTGGATGGGACTTCCCTGGAGGCCCAGGCAACCGTCCTGGAGGCAGACGGTAAAACCACCGCCTGGATTGCTGTGGATTGGGAAATTCAGGGCTTTGTGGGGATTGCAGATACCTTGAAGTCTACCTCTGCCAGTGTGGTCAGCACCCTGCACCGAATGGGCATTGACGTGGTAATGCTCACAGGAGACAACCAGCAGACCGCGGCGGCGATCGCCCGCCAGGTAGGGATTACTCGTGTCTATGCCCAGGTACGCCCGGAACAAAAGGCCGCCGTGGTGCAGGCATTGCAGGCAGAGGGGCAGGGGCAGCGGAAGCCAGGGAAACCAGGAATCCCTCACTTCAACCTCCAACCTTCAACCTCCAGAATTGTGGCGATGGTGGGGGATGGGATTAATGATGCGCCAGCCCTGGCCCAGGCGGATGTTGGCATTGCAATCGGCACGGGAACGGACATCGCGATCGCGGCCAGCGACATCACCCTGATTTCTGGTGACCTCTGGGGGATTGTCACCGCAATTCAGCTCAGTCGTGCCACAATTCGCAACATCCGCCAAAATCTGTTCTTTGCATTCATCTACAATATTGCTGGAATTCCTATTGCGGCTGGCATTCTCTTTCCATTCACGGGCTGGCTCCTGAATCCAATCATTGCTGGGGCAGCGATGGCATTTAGCTCCGTTTCCGTGGTTACCAATGCCCTGAGACTCCGACGGTTTGAACCCGTAATGTACGCTATTGACCAATGATGGCTGGATTACCAACATCAAAGAGTCCAGCCACAGCACCAATCATCAAGGTGGCCAGCGTTGCTCCCCAAAGGGCTTTCCAGCCAAGTTCAATGATGTCTTTGCGCCGGGAGGGAACCAGCCCAACCAATCCGCCAACAAAGATACCAACCGAAGCGAGATGGGCAAAGCCACAGAGGGCATAGCTGACTACCAGCAGGGCGCGATCGCCAATCAATCCCTGCTGGGACAGGGCGGCCAGTTGCAGGTAGGAGGGAATTTCCGTTTCCAGGAGCCGCTGCCCAATGAGACGGGAAGCCTGCCACAGTTCTGGCGGATGGAGGGAAACACCCGTCAGAAACGTCAGGGGCAAAAATAACACACCCAGAATATTTTGCAGGGTAATAATTTGAAAAACCCGACCAATCCCCTGTAACAGGGCATTCTGGCTGTCAGCCAGAGAAGCCAGATGGGCAAAGAACAGGTTGATAATCGCCACCAGACCCAGAATCGCAATCAACAGGGCTGCAATCGCGATCGCCAGTTTCGCTCCATCCATGGCACCCACCACCAGACTCTCCATCGGACTGAGCCAGGTAGACCCTGCTGATCCGGTAGATTCTGTCTCACGGTTAACTGGCTCCGCTGTTTCCTCAACGACTTTGCCCAGGGTTTTGGGCACCCCGGTTTCTGGCACCAGAATTTTGGAGATCACGAAGCAAGCTGGAATTGCCATGATTGAAGCAGAAACCAGATGCCCCGTGATGTTGGGAAAAACCGGGCGCAGAAATCCGGCGTAAGCCGCCAGAACCGTTGAAGCAATGCTGCCAAAACAGGACGTCAGGATGGCACAGAGTTCACTGCGGGTCATTCCCTCCAGATAGGGACGGACCACCAGCGTCGCCTCAATCCCAACAAAAATGTTGGCGGCCCCACTGAGGGATTCTGCCCCACTCAGGTTCATTGTGCGGCGGAACAGATTGGCAAACAGATTGACCACAGGCTGAATTAAGCCCAACGCATAGCAGAGTGCCATCAGGGCGGAAAAAAAGATGACGCTGGGCAATGCCCGGAACGCCAGAATATAGCCCAGACTGATATTTTCGGGACTGAGGTAGTCGCCTGGTACAGGCACATAGGGAGGGGTAATTGCTCGTGCAATCCAGCGACCCGCCAGCAAAGGACCCGGAACCTGGGTCCGATCAGGCACCAGCACAGGTCCAAATACAAACCTGGCACCCTGCTCCGTGGCATCCAGTATGGCATTTGCACCTTCATTCAAGGTCACGATCGCGTCTCGCGTAAATGGGACCAGAAACACCAGCAGTCCTAACCCCAACTGAATTCCAATCCCCCACACAATCACCTTCCAGGGGACAACTCGTCGGTTCTCAGACCCCAACCAGGCAATTCCACAAAAAGCAAAAATTCCAAGCAGGGACAGCAGATTTAACCAGGACATGGGCGTTATCGGGGGGAGCAGGGGATAGGGTTCGGGGAACAGGGTGAAGAGGGCAGTATGATGCGGTCAACGAACTTCCGAATCAGTTGGTTGGCGATCGCCGTATCCTGCAAGTCCTGTAAAATTTCTGTCAGCTTATCTGCACTGTCCAGGTAACGTGCCTGATAGCGCGTAATGCGAGCGGTCAGGTCGGCAGGATCCACTTCTGGATGAAATTGAAATCCATAAAAAGGCTTGTCCACAATCTTGAAAGC is from Leptothermofonsia sichuanensis E412 and encodes:
- a CDS encoding NupC/NupG family nucleoside CNT transporter: MSWLNLLSLLGIFAFCGIAWLGSENRRVVPWKVIVWGIGIQLGLGLLVFLVPFTRDAIVTLNEGANAILDATEQGARFVFGPVLVPDRTQVPGPLLAGRWIARAITPPYVPVPGDYLSPENISLGYILAFRALPSVIFFSALMALCYALGLIQPVVNLFANLFRRTMNLSGAESLSGAANIFVGIEATLVVRPYLEGMTRSELCAILTSCFGSIASTVLAAYAGFLRPVFPNITGHLVSASIMAIPACFVISKILVPETGVPKTLGKVVEETAEPVNRETESTGSAGSTWLSPMESLVVGAMDGAKLAIAIAALLIAILGLVAIINLFFAHLASLADSQNALLQGIGRVFQIITLQNILGVLFLPLTFLTGVSLHPPELWQASRLIGQRLLETEIPSYLQLAALSQQGLIGDRALLVVSYALCGFAHLASVGIFVGGLVGLVPSRRKDIIELGWKALWGATLATLMIGAVAGLFDVGNPAIIGQ